Proteins found in one Triticum urartu cultivar G1812 chromosome 4, Tu2.1, whole genome shotgun sequence genomic segment:
- the LOC125551958 gene encoding pentatricopeptide repeat-containing protein At1g62350, producing MLSRLLPRRHHRRLLQTLQPAATAAGELHQRLCSTAAASSPSLSIWRRKKEMGKEGLMAVAQLKRLAALPPAGGHQRLVEYMKLHVSRLLRTDLLAVLAELLRQDHVILSMKIYGVVRREIWYRPDMYLYRDMLHMLARNKKVDETRQVWADLKSEGVLFDQHTYGDIVRVFCDAGLIDLAMEFYEDMRSSPEPPLSLPFRVILKGLIPYPELREKIKQDFLELFPDMIVYDPPDSLSDIDDEFRF from the exons ATGCTTTCCCGTCTCCTCCCACGCCGCCACCACCGTCGCCTCCTCCAAACCCTACAACCGGCAGCCACCGCCGCGGGTGAACTCCACCAGAGGTTGTGCTCTACCGCGGCGGCATCGAGCCCAAGCCTTTCGATATGGCGGCGGAAGAAGGAGATGGGGAAGGAAGGCCTCATGGCGGTCGCGCAGCTCAAGCGGCTCGCGGCGCTACCCCCTGCCGGAGGCCACCAGAGGCTGGTGGAGTACATGAAATTGCATGTGTCTCGGCTCCTCCGCACCGACCTCCTCGCCGTCCTCGCTGAACTGCTCCGCCAGGACCACGTCATCCTCTCCATGAAG ATATATGGCGTTGTGAGGAGAGAGATCTGGTATCGGCCAGATATGTACTTGTACCGAGACATGCTACATATGCTAGCTAGAAACAAGAAGGTTGACGAGACAAGGCAGGTCTGGGCAGATCTGAAGTCTGAAGGAGTGCTGTTTGATCAGCACACTTACGGTGATATCGTGCGAGTCTTCTGCGATGCCGGCTTGATTGACCTGGCAATGGAATTCTACGAAGACATGAGGAGCTCCCCGGAGCCACCTCTGTCCTTGCCATTCCGGGTTATACTGAAAGGCCTGATCCCATACCCGGAGCTGAGGGAGAAGATAAAACAAGATTTTCTGGAACTTTTCCCTGATATGATTGTGTATGATCCCCCGGATAGCTTGTCCGATATAGATGATGAATTCAGATTTTGA
- the LOC125551957 gene encoding probable leucine-rich repeat receptor-like protein kinase IMK3 → MGVWRSNRCSVGPRGVMLALPLLVLLLHAASPARGQASPDSDGVVIAQADLQGLQAIRQALVDPRGFLRGWNGTGLGACSGEWAGVKCARGKVVALQLPFKALAGALSDKVGQLTALRKLSLHDNALGGQVPAAIGFLRDLRGLYLFNNRFAGAVPPALGGCAFLQTLDLSGNSLSGTIPSSLANATRLYRLDLAHNNLSGAVPASLTSLRFLESLSLNNNNLTGEMPSTIGNLRMLRGLSLSSNLISGSIPDGIGNLSRLQFLDLSDNLLGGSLPVSLFNVTSLVEIKLDGNGIGGHIPEAIDGLKNLTKLSMRRNALVGEIPAATGNLSRLSLLDVSENNLTGGIPGSLSSLANLNSFNVSYNNLSGPVPVVLSNRFNSSSFVGNLQLCGFNGSDICTSASSPATMASPPLPLSQRPTRRLNRKELIIAVGGICLLFGLLFCCVFIFWRKDKKDSAPSQKGTKGTATKDAGKPGTVAGKGSDANGDGGGKLVHFDGPLSFTADDLLCATAEILGKSTYGTVYKATMEDGSYVAVKRLREKIAKSSKEFEGEVNALGKLRHPNLLSLRAYYHGPKGEKLLVFDFMTKGNLASFLHARAPDSAPVSWSTRMNIAVGVARGLHHLHTDASMVHGNLTSSNILLDEDNNAKIADCGLPRLMSAAANNNVVAAAGALGYRAPELSKLKKANTKTDIYSLGMIMLELLTGKSPGDTTNGLDLPQWVASVVEEEWTNEVFDLELMKDAATGSETGEELVKTLKLALHCVDPSSVARPEAQQVLRQLEQIKPSIAVSATSSFTGEPSHTTATATTITDDTRSTTTE, encoded by the exons ATGGGTGTGTGGAGGAGCAACCGGTGCAGTGTTGGGCCAAGAGGCGTCATGCTCGCGCTGCCACTGCTGGTCCTCCTGCTGCACGCGGCGTCACCGGCGCGCGGGCAGGCGTCGCCGGACTCGGACGGCGTGGTGATCGCGCAGGCGGACCTGCAGGGGCTGCAGGCGATCCGGCAGGCGCTGGTCGACCCGCGGGGGTTCCTGCGCGGCTGGAACGGCACGGGCCTCGGCGCCTGCTCCGGGGAGTGGGCAGGCGTCAAGTGCGCGCGTGGCAAGGTCGTCGCGCTGCAGCTGCCGTTCAAGGCCCTCGCCGGCGCGCTCTCCGACAAGGTCGGCCAGCTCACCGCGCTGCGCAAGCTCAGCCTCCACGACAACGCGCTCGGCGGCCAGGTGCCGGCCGCCATCGGCTTCCTCCGCGACCTCCGCGGCCTCTACCTCTTCAACAACCGCTTCGCGGGCGCCGTGCCGCCGGCGCTCGGCGGGTGCGCCTTCCTCCAGACGCTCGACCTCAGCGGCAACTCGCTCTCCGGGACCATCCCTTCCTCTCTCGCCAATGCAACCAGGCTCTACAGGCTCGACCTCGCGCACAACAACCTCTCCGGTGCTGTGCCGGCCAGTCTCACCTCTCTCCGTTTCCTCGAGTCCCTTAGCCTCAACAATAACAATCTCACTGGCGAGATGCCATCCACCATTGGCAATCTCAGGATGCTCCGTGGTCTGTCTCTAAGCAGCAATCTGATCAGTGGCAGCATCCCTGATGGGATTGGGAACCTCTCAAGGCTCCAATTTCTGGACCTTTCTGACAATCTTTTAGGTGGTAGCCTCCCTGTCTCACTCTTCAACGTTACCTCGTTAGTAGAGATCAAGCTCGATGGCAATGGCATTGGAGGTCACATTCCTGAAGCCATTGACGGGCTCAAGAACCTAACCAAGCTGTCCATGAGGAGAAATGCCCTCGTCGGGGAAATTCCGGCGGCCACCGGGAACCTCTCAAGGCTGTCGTTGCTCGACGTCTCCGAGAACAACCTCACGGGAGGGATTCCAGGGTCCTTGAGCAGCCTTGCCAATCTCAACTCTTTCAATGTGTCTTACAACAACCTCTCAGGCCCTGTGCCTGTGGTTCTTTCCAACAGGTTCAATTCGAGCTCCTTCGTAGGAAACCTTCAGCTGTGTGGGTTCAATGGCTCCGATATCTGCACCTCCGCTTCTTCTCCGGCGACCATGGCGTCTCCGCCGCTCCCTTTGTCACAGCGGCCGACCCGGAGGCTCAATAGAAAGGAGCTCATCATTGCAGTCGGAGGCATCTGCTTGCTCTTCGGTCTCCTCTTCTGCTGCGTCTTCATCTTCTGGAGGAAAGATAAGAAGGACAGCGCACCTTCCCAGAAGGGCACCAAGGGCACGGCAACCAAGGATGCCGGGAAGCCTGGCACGGTCGCCGGCAAGGGAAGTGACGCCAACGGGGACGGCGGTGGCAAGCTAGTCCACTTTGACGGCCCCCTCTCGTTCACGGCGGATGACCTGCTTTGCGCGACCGCGGAGATCCTGGGGAAGAGCACGTACGGGACAGTGTACAAGGCGACCATGGAGGACGGCAGCTACGTGGCGGTGAagcggctccgggagaagatcgCCAAGAGCAGCAAGGAGTTCGAGGGGGAGGTGAACGCGCTCGGCAAGCTCCGGCACCCCAACCTCCTCTCCCTCAGGGCCTACTACCATGGCCCTAAGGGCGAGAAGCTCCTGGTGTTCGACTTCATGACCAAAGGCAACCTCGCCTCTTTCCTCCATG CTCGCGCGCCGGACAGCGCACCAGTGAGCTGGTCGACGAGGATGAACATCGCCGTGGGCGTGGCCCGGGGGCTGCACCACCTGCACACCGATGCAAGCATGGTGCACGGCAACCTGACGAGCAGCAACATCCTCCTGGACGAGGACAACAACGCCAAGATCGCCGACTGCGGCCTGCCGCGCCTCATGAGCGCCGCGGCCAACAACAACGTGGTCGCCGCGGCCGGCGCGCTCGGCTACCGCGCGCCCGAGCTCTCCAAGCTGAAGAAGGCCAACACCAAGACCGACATCTACAGCCTGGGCATGATCATGCTCGAGCTCCTCACCGGCAAGTCGCCAGGGGACACGACCAACGGGCTCGACTTGCCGCAGTGGGTGGCCTCCGTCGTCGAGGAGGAGTGGACCAACGAGGTGTTCGACCTTGAGCTAATGAAGGACGCGGCCACGGGCTCGGAGACCGGCGAGGAGCTCGTGAAGACGCTGAAGCTCGCGTTGCATTGCGTCGATCCTTCGTCCGTGGCACGGCCCGAGGCGCAGCAGGTACTGCGGCAGCTCGAGCAGATCAAGCCCTCGATCGCGGTCTCCGCCACCTCGTCCTTCACTGGCGAGCCGAGCCATACTACTGCGACCGCCACTACCATCACCGATGACACAAGATCCACCACCACAGAGTAG
- the LOC125551959 gene encoding laccase-3-like — protein MEATAATRRLMGLCCCLSGVILLSFLLPGALAEERFYEFVVQETVVKRLCQTNRIITVNGQFPGPTIEVHNGDTLAIRAVNMAQYNVTLHWHGLRQLRNGWADGPEFVTQCPIRPGSSYTYRYTIQEQEGTLWWHAHSSWLRATVHGALIILPKRGMPYPFPKPNKEFPVVLAEWWRRDPIAVLRQSMVTGAPPNVSDTILINGQPGDFLPCSSQETSIIPVVAGETNLLRIINAAMNSELFVSLAGHKMTVVAADAVYTKPFETTVVLLGPGQTTDVLVTAHAAPGRYYLGARVYASAQNVPFDNTTATAVFQYKNAAGCPPTGAGAGLGDHTGLGRPRSSGNPGRAGPAPMFPMLPANNDTNTATGFSNLIRSPRPVKVPGPVTQEVFTTIGFGLFNCQPGPFCQGPNNTRFGASMNNVSFQLPNTVSLLQAHYHRIPGVFTEDFPARPPVVFDYTSQNVPRALWQPVKGTRLYRVKYGAVVQMVFQDTGIFAAEEHPMHIHGYHFYVLATGFGNYNPRRDEAKFNMVDPPSRNTIGVPVGGWAVVRFLADNPGVWLVHCHIDAHLTGGLAMALVVEDGKTELQTTMPPPLDLPVCGP, from the exons ATGGAGGCGACCGCGGCGACGAGACGCCTCATGGGGCTCTGCTGCTGCCTCTCTGGTGTTATCCTGCTCTCCTTCCTGCTCCCCGGCGCACTGGCAGAGGAGCGATTCTACGAGTTCGTT GTCCAGGAGACGGTGGTGAAGCGGCTGTGCCAGACGAACCGGATCATCACGGTGAACGGGCAGTTCCCGGGGCCGACCATCGAGGTGCACAACGGCGACACGCTGGCGATCAGGGCGGTGAACATGGCGCAGTACAACGTGACCCTCCACTGGCACGGCCTCCGGCAGCTGCGGAACGGGTGGGCGGACGGGCCGGAGTTCGTGACGCAGTGCCCCATCCGCCCGGGGTCCAGCTACACGTACCGCTACACCATCCAGGAGCAGGAGGGTACCCTGTGGTGGCACGCGCACAGCTCCTGGCTCCGCGCCACCGTGCACGGCGCGCTCATCATCCTCCCCAAGCGCGGCATGCCCTACCCCTTCCCCAAGCCCAACAAGGAGTTCCCAGTCGTCCTGG CGGAGTGGTGGAGGAGGGACCCGATCGCGGTGCTCAGGCAGTCCATGGTCACCGGTGCGCCGCCCAACGTCTCTGACACCATCCTCATCAACGGCCAGCCCGGGGATTTCCTTCCGTGCTCCAGCCAAG AGACGAGCATCATTCCGGTGGTCGCTGGCGAGACGAACCTGCTGCGCATCATCAACGCGGCCATGAACTCGGAGCTCTTCGTCTCCCTCGCCGGCCACAAGATGACGGTGGTCGCCGCCGACGCCGTGTACACCAAGCCCTTCGAGACCACCGTCGTGCTCCTTGGTCCCGGACAGACCACCGACGTCCTCGTCACCGCCCACGCCGCCCCTGGCCGCTACTACCTCGGCGCCCGCGTCTACGCCTCTGCGCAGAACGTCCCCTTCGACAACACCACCGCCACCGCCGTCTTCCAGTACAAGAACGCGGCCGGCTGCCCGCCCACAGGGGCAGGCGCTGGCCTTGGAGACCACACCGGCCTAGGCCGTCCCCGATCCTCTGGCAATCCCGGCCGCGCAGGGCCGGCGCCAATGTTCCCAATGCTGCCAGCGAACAACGACACGAACACGGCGACCGGGTTCTCGAACCTCATCCGGAGCCCGAGGCCGGTGAAGGTGCCTGGACCGGTGACACAGGAGGTGTTCACCACGATTGGCTTCGGTCTGTTCAACTGCCAGCCGGGCCCGTTCTGCCAGGGCCCCAACAACACCCGGTTCGGCGCGAGCATGAACAACGTGTCCTTCCAGCTCCCCAACACCGTCTCCCTGCTGCAGGCGCACTACCACCGCATCCCCGGCGTCTTCACCGAGGACTTCCCGGCTCGCCCGCCGGTGGTCTTCGACTACACCTCGCAGAACGTCCCCCGCGCGCTGTGGCAGCCCGTGAAGGGCACGCGGCTGTACCGCGTCAAGTACGGCGCCGTGGTGCAGATGGTGTTCCAGGACACGGGCATCTTCGCCGCGGAGGAGCACCCCATGCACATCCACGGCTACCACTTCTACGTGCTCGCCACCGGGTTCGGCAACTACAACCCCAGGCGGGACGAGGCCAAGTTCAACATGGTCGACCCGCCCAGCCGGAACACCATCGGCGTGCCTGTCGGCGGGTGGGCCGTGGTGCGCTTCCTGGCAGACAACCCGGGCGTGTGGCTCGTGCACTGCCACATCGACGCGCATCTCACCGGCGGGCTCGCCATGGCGTTGGTGGTGGAGGACGGCAAGACCGAGCTCCAGACCACGATGCCGCCGCCGCTCGACCTGCCCGTCTGCGGCCCGTAG